A section of the Sceloporus undulatus isolate JIND9_A2432 ecotype Alabama chromosome 3, SceUnd_v1.1, whole genome shotgun sequence genome encodes:
- the LOC121924794 gene encoding P2Y purinoceptor 8-like, producing MNKNMSNLDNATLDMLRNPAIRITLPIVYSVIAVISIPGNMFSLWILFFHTKPKTRTVIFMINLSITDLALASCFPFQIIYHINGNHWLYGKNLCSFVTVMFYANMYSSVVTMTCISLERYLGVVHPMVSQKWTRKRYAVAICFVTWLLVLLALWPLIVTDLTYEVEELKITTCFDVLKWSMLPNIKAWAAFLLMPFFFFFLIPFTVTVVCYIGIICKLIQASHSYGNGQKTRSIYLAAIVLLVFIICFAPNNFVLLGHMLSRLRHEEGYYHIYKLTLCLSCLNNCIDPFIYYFASKEFYQKFRQLIGQKAVLSDTTETRRESVFSARAMSTRSMSSGHSGGMDGLRPCLQRHESVF from the coding sequence atgaataaaaacatgaGCAACTTGGATAATGCAACACTGGACATGCTCAGAAACCCAGCCATTAGGATCACCTTGCCAATTGTGTACTCTGTGATAGCTGTTATCAGCATTCCTGGGAATATGTTCTCCCTCTGGATTCTCTTCTTCCACACCAAGCCAAAAACAAGAACCGTCATCTTCATGATTAACCTGAGCATCACAGATCTTGCACTGGCCTCCTGTTTTCCCTTCCAGATTATCTATCATATTAATGGGAACCACTGGCTTTATGGCAAGAACCTCTGTAGCTTTGTCACAGTGATGTTTTATGCAAACATGTATTCCTCTGTTGTTACGATGACCTGCATCAGTTTGGAGCGCTACTTAGGAGTAGTACACCCAATGGTGTCCCAAAAATGGACAAGGAAGAGATATGCAGTTGCCATTTGCTTTGTTACTTGGCTTCTTGTGTTGCTAGCTCTGTGGCCTCTGATAGTGACTGACCTCACCTATGAAGTGGAAGAACTGAAAATTACAACTTGTTTTGATGTCCTGAAATGGAGCATGCTTCCCAACATTAAGGCATGGGCAGCTTTCCTCCTaatgccattttttttctttttcttgattcCATTCACAGTGACAGTAGTCTGCTACATTGGCATCATTTGCAAGCTCATCCAGGCTTCTCACAGCTATGGCAATGGACAAAAGACTAGGTCTATCTACTTGGCAGCAATTGTTCTCTTGGTATTCATCATTTGTTTTGCTCCCAACAACTTTGTCCTGCTGGGACACATGCTCAGCCGTCTCAGGCACGAGGAGGGCTACTATCATATTTATAAACTCACTTTGTGCCTCAGTTGCCTCAACAACTGCATAGATCCATTCATTTACTACTTTGCGTCCAAAGAGTTTTATCAAAAGTTCAGACAACTGATAGGCCAGAAGGCAGTGCTAAGTGATACAACAGAAACCAGAAGGGAAAGTGTGTTTTCTGCCAGGGCAATGTCAACAAGATCAATGTCAAGTGGACACTCAGGCGGGATGGATGGGCTTAGACCATGTTTGCAAAGACATGAAAGTGTTTTTTAA